Proteins encoded together in one Camelina sativa cultivar DH55 chromosome 9, Cs, whole genome shotgun sequence window:
- the LOC104710116 gene encoding uncharacterized protein LOC104710116 translates to MVLLGFQPFNWYVHGGIIDKKKKKRHLVRIVQATKRDDSSSSSSSSSSSSQRFRIDRDKAREALKQLDQQIESQADEKPRIIIKTSPDVVRTDDPIMFEEPPEMSGSFLTTSAFVLLALTLFYNILFITVIKPSMDGPESVPEANRVAMSDSDIVKFPLSSFPANTFKQ, encoded by the coding sequence ATGGTGCTGTTAGGCTTTCAGCCTTTTAACTGGTACGTACATGGAGGAATcattgataagaaaaagaagaagagacatctGGTGCGTATTGTCCAAGCCACTAAAAGAgacgattcttcttcttcttcttcttcttcttcttcttcttcacagagATTTCGAATCGATAGAGATAAAGCAAGAGAAGCTCTGAAACAGCTTGATCAACAAATCGAATCTCAAGCTGATGAAAAACCAAGAATTATCATCAAGACATCACCAGACGTCGTCAGAACCGATGATCCAATCATGTTTGAAGAACCACCTGAGATGTCCGGATCGTTCCTCACAACTTCAGCTTTTGTTCTCTTAGCTCTTACCTTGTTCTACAACATTTTGTTCATTACAGTGATCAAACCATCAATGGATGGACCAGAATCAGTTCCAGAAGCAAACAGAGTTGCTATGTCTGATTCTGACATTGTCAAGTTTCCACTTTCATCTTTTCCTGCAAACACtttcaaacaataa
- the LOC104710115 gene encoding uncharacterized protein LOC104710115, with protein MPYLVSEHSLDGSPSASYSFAGSPGSKARKQITRKIFTLSLKLAGEGEEAATSIASWCLSENVDCWKNWDNLYQENPEASVALLKKLLEEWKDLVLLPSDALALGQTMKSFMLRNKNAITGGRAKASLYKEADKSCKVISSRLSASLYKEDDKSCKVISSIVSASLYKEADKSCKVISSRLSRVRSTLKATTISAMVLVAVVILLAAGGHDLFAHSVFWFGLGWGFSVYGCSVLQKLKSYLLTYNPVNF; from the exons ATGCCATATCTCGTATCAGAGCATTCCTTGGATGGATCACCATCAGCGAGTTATTCGTTTGCAGGTTCACCAGGAAGCAAGGCAAGGAAACAAATCACTCGAAAGATATTTACTCTCTCTTTGAAATTAGCTGGAGAAG GCGAGGAAGCTGCTACATCAATCGCTTCTTGGTGTCTGTCCGAAAATGTTGATTGCTGGAAAAACTGGGACAATCTCTATCAGGAGAATCCAGAAGCTAGTGTTGCTCTTCTTAAAAAGCTTTTAGAAGAATGGAAGGATCTAGTATTATTGCCTAGTGATGCTCTCGCTCTTGGTCAAACTATGAAGAGCTTCATGCTACGG AACAAAAATGCCATCACTGGAGGACGAGCCAAAGCTTCTCTTTACAAAGAAGCTGACAAGTCCTGCAAAGTGATCTCGTCGAGACTATCAGCTTCTCTTTACAAAGAAGATGACAAGTCCTGCAAAGTGATCTCGTCTATTGTATCAGCTTCTCTTTACAAAGAAGCTGACAAGTCCTGCAAAGTGATCTCGTCGAGACTATCTCGTGTAAGAAGCACCCTCAAAGCTACAACCATTTCTGCTATGGTTCTAGTTGCTGTTGTGATTCTTCTAGCCGCTGGTGGACATGACCTATTTGCGCATTcggttttttggtttggtttaggttGGGGTTTTTCGGTGTACGGTTGTTCGGTTttacaaaaattgaaatcataTTTGCTAACATATAATCCGGTCAACTTTTAA
- the LOC104714888 gene encoding uncharacterized protein LOC104714888: MAQPTSSNSVLSDFIMLTFHYIFSYLVTPAKDYVPEGSLLFIMGETKLAMFVTTAMILRSKPHLLVEVLPSLRRYAPFYQVQGQIPLTLWFITQASKDDLSLGLLSWGHNLLPLIDSYPQSTDAILDFVEKILAKPDDQASFLKAPLWEGERLIPPLSFEILLRLTFPASPEPTTSRFKAIYPFLKQLAFVRTTSNSRAIIEENIFTVSLRLSGEGNTALAEEARSIALWSLTVDKDCWDIWENLCDRNVKVSLDILKTLVGKFKDGELEAMNEQIFNFLFYLAARGNLPQQATAIWSLNIIVDCWKQRGNISVDNLKACVRLLENHIERCSPGSKARKQITRKIFTLSLKLAGEGEEAATSXYSLPRLGACPQAPTLDMLHTIWMPPPRLNLLQRQQSIEPVPV; this comes from the exons ATGGCTCAACCAACAAGTTCAAATAGTGTTCTCAGTGACTTTATAATGTTGACATTTCATTATATATTCTCTTATTTGGTTACACCAGCAAAAGACTATGTTCCCGAGGGTAGCCTGTTATTCATAATGGGCGAGACtaag TTGGCAATGTTTGTTACAACAGCAATGATTTTGCGTAGCAAACCTCACCTCTTAGTTGAGGTTTTGCCCTCTCTGAGGAGGTATGCGCCTTTCTATCAAGTACAGGGCCAGATTCCGCTTACTCTTTGGTTCATTACTCAG GCCTCTAAAGATGATTTATCTCTAGGCTTGCTTTCATGGGGTCATAACTTGTTACCTCTAATCGACAGCTATCCTCAGTCAACAGATGCCATCCTCGACTTTGTCGAGAA GATTTTGGCCAAACCAGATGATCAGGCCAGTTTTTTAAAAGCTCCTCTCTGGGAGGGAGAGCGGCTTATTCCACCTCTTTCATTTGAGATCTTGCTTCGGCTTACATTCCCTGCTTCACCCGAG CCTACTACAAGTAGGTTTAAGGCAATTTACCCCTTTCTGAAACAATTGGCTTTTGTCCGTACAACAAGCAATAGCCGGGcaataatagaagaaaatatattcaCTGTTTCCTTGAGATTATCTGGAGAAG GAAATACTGCTTTAGCCGAGGAAGCTAGATCAATCGCTCTCTGGTCTCTGACCGTTGACAAGGATTGCTGGGATATCTGGGAGAATCTCTGCGATAGAAATGTGAAAGTGAGTCTTGATATTCTTAAAACACTTGTAGGGAAATTCAAGGACGGTGAACTCGAGGCAATGAATGAACAgatattcaattttttgttttacttagcTGCACGAG GAAATTTACCCCAGCAAGCTACCGCTATCTGGTCTCTGAACATAATCGTTGATTGCTGGAAGCAGAGGGGCAATATCTCTGTGGATAATCTAAAAGCTTGTGTTCGTCTTCTTGAAAATCATATCGAGAGAT GTTCACCAGGAAGCAAGGCAAGGAAACAAATCACTCGAAAGATATTTACTCTCTCTTTGAAATTAGCTGGAGAAG GCGAGGAAGCTGCTACATCAANTTACTCCCTTCCTCGATTAGGAGCTTGTCCCCAAGCTCCAACTCTGGATATGCTTCATACAATTTGGATGCCTCCTCCCAGGTTGAATCTTCTACAGCGTCAGCAGTCCATTGAACCAGTACCTGTCTAG
- the LOC104710117 gene encoding pentatricopeptide repeat-containing protein At2g01860 isoform X2: protein MILQCPVSSSLSFNLNHRTSSIGNIRVTKVNASQRNHSKKLTKNLRNPRRTKLPPDFGVNLFLRKPKIEPVVDDDDYDDDDVKHQEEDVVWEPEEIEAISSLFQKRIPQKPGKPIRVRPLPLPQPHKLRPLGLPTPKKNIRSSALSSVSKQVHKDPSFLIGLAREIKSLPSSDADVSLVLNKWVCFLRKGSLSMTIRELGHMGLPERALQTYHWAGKHSHLVPDNRILASTIQVLAKHHELKLLKFDNSLASKNVIEAMIKGCIEGGWLNLARKLILISKSNNRILDSSVYVKMILEIAKNPDKYHLVVALLEELKEREDLRLSQQDCTGIMKICVKLGEFELVESLFDWFKESNREPSVVMYTTMIHSRYSEEKYREAMNVVWEMEESNCLLDLPAYRVVIRLFVALDDLGRAMRYYSKLKEAGFSPTYDIYRDMISVYTASGRLTKCKEISKEVEDAGFRLDKDTSFRLLELEKLTMSL from the exons ATGATTCTGCAATGCCCTGTCTCTTCGTCACTTAGCTTCAACCTGAATCATCGAACTAGTAGTATCGGAAACATACGAGTAACAAAAGTCAACGCGAGTCAAAGGAATCATTCCAAGAAACTCACTAAGAATCTCCGTAATCCACGCCGCACCAAGCTTCCTCCTGATTTTGGTGTTAATTTGTTTCTGAGGAAACCCAAAATTGAACCAgttgtggatgatgatgattatgatgatgatgatgtgaaacATCAGGAAGAAGATGTTGTATGGGAACCAGAAGAAATAGAGGCAATTTCGTCGCTTTTTCAGAAAAGGATTCCTCAAAAACCGGGTAAACCGATTCGAGTTAGGCCTTTACCACTTCCTCAACCTCACAAGTTACGACCTTTGGGTCTTCCAACACCAAAGAAGAACATAAGATCATCTGCATTGTCTTCTGTATCGAAGCAAGTTCATAAAGATCCGAGCTTTCTCATCGGTTTAGCTAGAGAGATCAAGAGCTTGCCTTCCTCTGATGCAGATGTCTCTCTTGTTCTCAATAAATGGGTTTGCTTCTTGCGTAAAGGTTCACTCTCTATGACCATTCGAGAATTGGGTCATATGGGTTTGCCTGAGAGAGCTTTGCAGACATATCATTGGGCTGGAAAGCATTCTCATTTAGTCCCTGATAACCGCATTCTCGCTTCCACTATTCAGGTTTTGGCCAAGCACCATGAGCTCAAGTTGCTTAAGTTCGACAATAGTTTGGCTAGCAAGAACGTTATCGAAGCAATGATCAAGGGATGCATTGAAGGTGGGTGGTTGAATCTAGCCCGGAAGCTTATACTGATCTCGAAGAGTAACAATCGTATACTGGACTCGAGTGTCTACGTGAAGATGATTCTTGAAATAGCTAAAAACCCTGATAAGTACCATCTTGTG GTTGCTCTTCTCGAGGaactgaaagaaagagaagatttgAGATTGAGCCAACAGGATTGCACAGGTATTATGAAGATCTGTGTGAAACTGGGAGAGTTTGAGCTCGTTGAGTCTCTCTTTGACTGGTTTAAAGAATCAAACAGAGAGCCAAGCGTTGTAATGTACACTACGATGATACATAGCAGGTATTCGGAAGAGAAATACAGGGAGGCGATGAATGTGGTTTGGGAGATGGAGGAATCAAACTGTCTTCTTGATCTTCCGGCTTATAGAGTAGTCATTAGACTATTTGTGGCGTTGGATGATTTGGGAAGGGCAATGAGATATTACTCTAAACTCAAGGAAGCTGGATTCTCACCAACGTATGATATTTATCGCGATATGATTAGCGTTTACACAGCTTCAGGGCGATTGACAAAGTGTAAAGAGATATCTAAGGAAGTTGAAGATGCTGGATTCAGGTTGGATAAAGATACTTCATTTAGGTTGTTGGAGCTCGAAAAACTAACAATGTCTCTTTAA
- the LOC104710120 gene encoding purple acid phosphatase 8 isoform X1 yields MDSLRAKPIELIFSVLGLIIIFSACNSTAELPRLVQPSKPDGTLSFLVVGDWGRRGSYNQSHVALQMGKIGKDLNIDFLISTGDNFYDDGIISPYDSQFQDSFTNIYTASSLQKPWYSVLGNHDYRGNVYAQLSPILRDLDCRWICLRSYVVNAELVDIFFVDTTPFVDKYFDEPKDHVYDWRGVLPRNKYLTNLLTDVDVALQESMAKWKIVVGHHTIKSAGHHGVTIELEKQLLPILEANEVDLYINGHDHCLEHISSINSGIQFMTSGGGSKAWKGDVNHDWDSQEMRFYYDGQGFMSVYISEAKLRVVFYDGFGRVLHRWSTYKKGVYSDI; encoded by the exons ATGGATAGCTTGAGAGCTAAGCCCATCGAGCTCATATTTTCTGTTCTcggtttaattattatattctcCGCCTGCAATTCAACAGCGGAGCTACCACGGTTGGTTCAACCATCGAAACCCGATGGCACACTCAGTTTTCTCGTCGTCGGCGATTGGGGAAGAAGAGGTTCTTATAACCAGTCTCATGTAGCTCTTCAG ATGGGGAAAATAGGGAAGGATTTAAATATCGATTTCCTTATATCGACTGGAGATAACTTTTATGATGACGGAATAATCAGTCCATATGATTCTCAATTTCAAGATTCGTTTACCAATATTTACACAGCATCTAGCTTACAAAAACCATGGTATAGTG TATTAGGAAACCATGATTATAGAGGTAACGTCTATGCGCAACTCAGCCCCATACTCAGGGATTTGGACTGCCGATGGATTTGTTTAAGATCATACGTTGTTAACGCCG agcTTGTGGATATTTTCTTCGTGGACACGACACCGTTCGTAGATAAGTATTTTGATGAACCAAAGGACCATGTCTATGATTGGAGAGGCGTACTACCAAGAAATAAGTACCTTACCAATCTCTTAACG gaTGTCGATGTGGCATTGCAAGAATCAATGGCAAAATGGAAAATAGTCGTAGGCCATCACACGATAAAAAGTGCAGGTCACCATGGAGTAACCATAGAGCTTGAGAAACAACTTTTACCTATCCTCGAG GCTAATGAAGTGGATCTCTATATAAACGGACATGATCATTGCTTGGAGCACATAAGCAGCATCAACAG TGGAATACAGTTTATGACAAGTGGAGGCGGATCCAAGGCTTGGAAAGGAGATGTGAATCATGATTGGGACTCTCAAGAGATGAGATTTTACTACGATGGGCAAGGCTTCATGTCGGTTTACATATCCGAAGCTAAACTACGCGTCGTTTTTTACGATGGTTTTGGTCGCGTTTTGCATCGATGGAGCACTTACAAAAAGGGTGTTTATTCCGATATCTAA
- the LOC104710117 gene encoding pentatricopeptide repeat-containing protein At2g01860 isoform X3, giving the protein MILQCPVSSSLSFNLNHRTSSIGNIRVTKVNASQRNHSKKLTKNLRNPRRTKLPPDFGVNLFLRKPKIEPVVDDDDYDDDDVKHQEEDVVWEPEEIEAISSLFQKRIPQKPGKPIRVRPLPLPQPHKLRPLGLPTPKKNIRSSALSSVSKQVHKDPSFLIGLAREIKSLPSSDADVSLVLNKWVCFLRKGSLSMTIRELGHMGLPERALQTYHWAGKHSHLVPDNRILASTIQVLAKHHELKLLKFDNSLASKNVIEAMIKGCIEGGWLNLARKLILISKSNNRILDSSVYVKMILEIAKNPDKYHLVVALLEELKEREDLRLSQQDCTGIMKICVKLGEFELVESLFDWFKESNREPSVVMYTTMIHSRYSEEKYREAMNVVWEMEESNCLLDLPAYRVVIRLFVALDDLGRAMRYYSKLKEAGFSPTYDIYRDMISVYTASGRLTKCKEISKEVEDAGFRLDKDTSFRLLELEKLTMSL; this is encoded by the exons ATGATTCTGCAATGCCCTGTCTCTTCGTCACTTAGCTTCAACCTGAATCATCGAACTAGTAGTATCGGAAACATACGAGTAACAAAAGTCAACGCGAGTCAAAGGAATCATTCCAAGAAACTCACTAAGAATCTCCGTAATCCACGCCGCACCAAGCTTCCTCCTGATTTTGGTGTTAATTTGTTTCTGAGGAAACCCAAAATTGAACCAgttgtggatgatgatgattatgatgatgatgatgtgaaacATCAGGAAGAAGATGTTGTATGGGAACCAGAAGAAATAGAGGCAATTTCGTCGCTTTTTCAGAAAAGGATTCCTCAAAAACCGGGTAAACCGATTCGAGTTAGGCCTTTACCACTTCCTCAACCTCACAAGTTACGACCTTTGGGTCTTCCAACACCAAAGAAGAACATAAGATCATCTGCATTGTCTTCTGTATCGAAGCAAGTTCATAAAGATCCGAGCTTTCTCATCGGTTTAGCTAGAGAGATCAAGAGCTTGCCTTCCTCTGATGCAGATGTCTCTCTTGTTCTCAATAAATGGGTTTGCTTCTTGCGTAAAGGTTCACTCTCTATGACCATTCGAGAATTGGGTCATATGGGTTTGCCTGAGAGAGCTTTGCAGACATATCATTGGGCTGGAAAGCATTCTCATTTAGTCCCTGATAACCGCATTCTCGCTTCCACTATTCAGGTTTTGGCCAAGCACCATGAGCTCAAGTTGCTTAAGTTCGACAATAGTTTGGCTAGCAAGAACGTTATCGAAGCAATGATCAAGGGATGCATTGAAGGTGGGTGGTTGAATCTAGCCCGGAAGCTTATACTGATCTCGAAGAGTAACAATCGTATACTGGACTCGAGTGTCTACGTGAAGATGATTCTTGAAATAGCTAAAAACCCTGATAAGTACCATCTTGTGGTTGCTCTTCTCGAGGaactgaaagaaagagaagatttgAGATTGAGCCAACAGGATTGCACAG GTATTATGAAGATCTGTGTGAAACTGGGAGAGTTTGAGCTCGTTGAGTCTCTCTTTGACTGGTTTAAAGAATCAAACAGAGAGCCAAGCGTTGTAATGTACACTACGATGATACATAGCAGGTATTCGGAAGAGAAATACAGGGAGGCGATGAATGTGGTTTGGGAGATGGAGGAATCAAACTGTCTTCTTGATCTTCCGGCTTATAGAGTAGTCATTAGACTATTTGTGGCGTTGGATGATTTGGGAAGGGCAATGAGATATTACTCTAAACTCAAGGAAGCTGGATTCTCACCAACGTATGATATTTATCGCGATATGATTAGCGTTTACACAGCTTCAGGGCGATTGACAAAGTGTAAAGAGATATCTAAGGAAGTTGAAGATGCTGGATTCAGGTTGGATAAAGATACTTCATTTAGGTTGTTGGAGCTCGAAAAACTAACAATGTCTCTTTAA
- the LOC104710120 gene encoding purple acid phosphatase 8 isoform X2 — MDSLRAKPIELIFSVLGLIIIFSACNSTAELPRLVQPSKPDGTLSFLVVGDWGRRGSYNQSHVALQMGKIGKDLNIDFLISTGDNFYDDGIISPYDSQFQDSFTNIYTASSLQKPWYSVLGNHDYRGNVYAQLSPILRDLDCRWICLRSYVVNAELVDIFFVDTTPFVDKYFDEPKDHVYDWRGVLPRNKYLTNLLTDVDVALQESMAKWKIVVGHHTIKSAGHHGVTIELEKQLLPILEANEVDLYINGHDHCLEHISSINSGIQFMTSGGGSKAWKGDVNHDWDSQEMRFYYDGQGFMSVYISEAKLRVVFYDGFGRVLHRWSTYKKGVYSDI; from the exons ATGGATAGCTTGAGAGCTAAGCCCATCGAGCTCATATTTTCTGTTCTcggtttaattattatattctcCGCCTGCAATTCAACAGCGGAGCTACCACGGTTGGTTCAACCATCGAAACCCGATGGCACACTCAGTTTTCTCGTCGTCGGCGATTGGGGAAGAAGAGGTTCTTATAACCAGTCTCATGTAGCTCTTCAG ATGGGGAAAATAGGGAAGGATTTAAATATCGATTTCCTTATATCGACTGGAGATAACTTTTATGATGACGGAATAATCAGTCCATATGATTCTCAATTTCAAGATTCGTTTACCAATATTTACACAGCATCTAGCTTACAAAAACCATGGTATAGTG TATTAGGAAACCATGATTATAGAGGTAACGTCTATGCGCAACTCAGCCCCATACTCAGGGATTTGGACTGCCGATGGATTTGTTTAAGATCATACGTTGTTAACGCCG agcTTGTGGATATTTTCTTCGTGGACACGACACCGTTCGTAGATAAGTATTTTGATGAACCAAAGGACCATGTCTATGATTGGAGAGGCGTACTACCAAGAAATAAGTACCTTACCAATCTCTTAACG gaTGTCGATGTGGCATTGCAAGAATCAATGGCAAAATGGAAAATAGTCGTAGGCCATCACACGATAAAAAGTGCAGGTCACCATGGAGTAACCATAGAGCTTGAGAAACAACTTTTACCTATCCTCGAG GCTAATGAAGTGGATCTCTATATAAACGGACATGATCATTGCTTGGAGCACATAAGCAGCATCAACAG TGGAATACAGTTTATGACAAGTGGAGGCGGATCCAAGGCTTGGAAAGGAGATGTGAATCATGATTGGGACTCTCAAGAGATGAGATTTTACTACGATGGGCAAGGCTTCATGTCGGTTTACATATCCGAAGCTAAACTACGCGTCGTTTTTTACGATG GTTTTGGTCGCGTTTTGCATCGATGGAGCACTTACAAAAAGGGTGTTTATTCCGATATCTAA
- the LOC104710118 gene encoding purple acid phosphatase 7 — protein MKMGVWFNVSLMFLCIFFITGSLSKLERLKHPVTKSDGSLSILVVGDWGRKGQFNQSRVAHQMGIVGEQLDIDFVVSVGDNFYDDGLKGETDPSFEASFSHIYTHPSLQKQWYAVLGNHDYRGNVEAQLSHVLTQKDWRWFCRRSFILSSGMVEFFFVDTNPFVEKYFTEPKDHTYDWRNVLPRDRYISNLLHDLDRAIKKSRATWKFVVGHHGIKTAGEHGVTQELVDQLLPILKEHKVDLYINGHDHCLQHIGTKGETQFLTSGGGSKAWRGTVLPWDPKELKLYYDGQGFMSLHITRSKVNFIYYDVSGNVLHQSSLSKRSHLF, from the exons atgaagatgggtGTATGGTTTAATGTGAGTTTGATGTTTCTAtgtatcttcttcatcactggTTCTTTGTCGAAACTTGAAAGATTGAAGCATCCGGTGACGAAATCTGATGGCTCTCTGAGTATTCTGGTCGTTGGAGATTGGGGACGCAAAGGACAGTTTAATCAATCTCGCGTTGCACACCAG ATGGGAATAGTGGGAGAGCAATTAGACATAGATTTTGTGGTATCAGTAGGAGATAATTTCTACGACGATGGATTAAAAGGAGAGACTGATCCTTCCTTTGAAGCCTCTTTCTCTCATATCTACACTCACCCTAGTCTCCAAAAACAGTGGTATGCAG TTTTGGGTAATCATGATTACAGGGGAAATGTTGAAGCACAACTAAGTCACGTTCTCACCCAAAAAGATTGGAGATGGTTTTGTCGCAGATCTTTCATCTTATCCTCAG GAATGGTGGAGTTTTTCTTCGTGGACACAAATCCATTTGTAGAAAAATACTTTACTGAGCCAAAAGACCACACTTACGATTGGAGGAATGTCTTACCCAGAGATAGATACATCTCAAACCTCCTACAT GATTTAGATAGAGCGATTAAAAAGTCGCGTGCCACATGGAAGTTTGTCGTGGGACATCACGGGATCAAAACCGCAGGTGAGCACGGTGTTACTCAAGAGCTCGTCGATCAACTTCTTCCAATTCTAAAG GAGCATAAAGTGGACTTGTACATAAACGGACATGATCACTGCTTGCAACACATTGGCACTAAAGG TGAAACCCAATTCCTGACAAGTGGAGGAGGATCAAAGGCATGGAGAGGAACTGTTCTGCCATGGGATCCAAAAGAACTCAAACTGTATTACGATGGACAAGGTTTCATGTCTCTTCACATCACACGCTCCAAAGTAAACTTCATCTACTATGATGTTTCCGGCAATGTTCTTCACCAATCTTCATTGTCCAAAAGATCTCATCTCTTTTAA
- the LOC104710117 gene encoding pentatricopeptide repeat-containing protein At2g01860 isoform X1 — protein MILQCPVSSSLSFNLNHRTSSIGNIRVTKVNASQRNHSKKLTKNLRNPRRTKLPPDFGVNLFLRKPKIEPVVDDDDYDDDDVKHQEEDVVWEPEEIEAISSLFQKRIPQKPGKPIRVRPLPLPQPHKLRPLGLPTPKKNIRSSALSSVSKQVHKDPSFLIGLAREIKSLPSSDADVSLVLNKWVCFLRKGSLSMTIRELGHMGLPERALQTYHWAGKHSHLVPDNRILASTIQVLAKHHELKLLKFDNSLASKNVIEAMIKGCIEGGWLNLARKLILISKSNNRILDSSVYVKMILEIAKNPDKYHLVVALLEELKEREDLRLSQQDCTGIMKICVKLGEFELVESLFDWFKESNREPSVVMYTTMIHSRYSEEKYREAMNVVWEMEESNCLLDLPAYRVVIRLFVALDDLGRAMRYYSKLKEAGFSPTYDIYRDMISVYTASGRLTKCKEISKEVEDAGFRLDKDTSFRLLELEKLTMSL, from the exons ATGATTCTGCAATGCCCTGTCTCTTCGTCACTTAGCTTCAACCTGAATCATCGAACTAGTAGTATCGGAAACATACGAGTAACAAAAGTCAACGCGAGTCAAAGGAATCATTCCAAGAAACTCACTAAGAATCTCCGTAATCCACGCCGCACCAAGCTTCCTCCTGATTTTGGTGTTAATTTGTTTCTGAGGAAACCCAAAATTGAACCAgttgtggatgatgatgattatgatgatgatgatgtgaaacATCAGGAAGAAGATGTTGTATGGGAACCAGAAGAAATAGAGGCAATTTCGTCGCTTTTTCAGAAAAGGATTCCTCAAAAACCGGGTAAACCGATTCGAGTTAGGCCTTTACCACTTCCTCAACCTCACAAGTTACGACCTTTGGGTCTTCCAACACCAAAGAAGAACATAAGATCATCTGCATTGTCTTCTGTATCGAAGCAAGTTCATAAAGATCCGAGCTTTCTCATCGGTTTAGCTAGAGAGATCAAGAGCTTGCCTTCCTCTGATGCAGATGTCTCTCTTGTTCTCAATAAATGGGTTTGCTTCTTGCGTAAAGGTTCACTCTCTATGACCATTCGAGAATTGGGTCATATGGGTTTGCCTGAGAGAGCTTTGCAGACATATCATTGGGCTGGAAAGCATTCTCATTTAGTCCCTGATAACCGCATTCTCGCTTCCACTATTCAGGTTTTGGCCAAGCACCATGAGCTCAAGTTGCTTAAGTTCGACAATAGTTTGGCTAGCAAGAACGTTATCGAAGCAATGATCAAGGGATGCATTGAAGGTGGGTGGTTGAATCTAGCCCGGAAGCTTATACTGATCTCGAAGAGTAACAATCGTATACTGGACTCGAGTGTCTACGTGAAGATGATTCTTGAAATAGCTAAAAACCCTGATAAGTAC CATCTTGTGGTTGCTCTTCTCGAGGaactgaaagaaagagaagatttgAGATTGAGCCAACAGGATTGCACAGGTATTATGAAGATCTGTGTGAAACTGGGAGAGTTTGAGCTCGTTGAGTCTCTCTTTGACTGGTTTAAAGAATCAAACAGAGAGCCAAGCGTTGTAATGTACACTACGATGATACATAGCAGGTATTCGGAAGAGAAATACAGGGAGGCGATGAATGTGGTTTGGGAGATGGAGGAATCAAACTGTCTTCTTGATCTTCCGGCTTATAGAGTAGTCATTAGACTATTTGTGGCGTTGGATGATTTGGGAAGGGCAATGAGATATTACTCTAAACTCAAGGAAGCTGGATTCTCACCAACGTATGATATTTATCGCGATATGATTAGCGTTTACACAGCTTCAGGGCGATTGACAAAGTGTAAAGAGATATCTAAGGAAGTTGAAGATGCTGGATTCAGGTTGGATAAAGATACTTCATTTAGGTTGTTGGAGCTCGAAAAACTAACAATGTCTCTTTAA